The Danio aesculapii chromosome 8, fDanAes4.1, whole genome shotgun sequence genome window below encodes:
- the mpeg1.3 gene encoding macrophage expressed 1, tandem duplicate 3 gives MESRAFGLLMLCYCMNFCNLYPLIRPSNGLIECHKNSNLVALEVLPGGGWDNLRNKDMGRVMNLSYSLCQTTEDGVYLIPDDVFVVPQKENTVETNSEIIMSWMDQTSSTSNTVNAESSFFSVLNGKFSAEHQRMKTHQVKESSITARVQVRNHLYTVKAYPNFHLDSNFAQQVEGIADAIKDNQTRLATYLSEKLILDYGTHVITSVEAGASLVQEDYLKMTYILKNQLDLSSVSASAGFNFFDKVKLDPSYSGGQKASQNSGYQGNITYSLIQSHGGALFYPGMTLQKWQESTLNNLVAIDRSGLPLHFFLNPTTFPDIPKPVVHNLALLVSQAAEQYYKVNTIPGCVNVDSKNFNFQANVDDMSCEGPITNLSFGGIYQQCTPLTVDGNTICDEMAQKNPATGGYSCSQQYNTTLLRSEIIERGYTRYECQNNCRSCGFLGWSTCCSQICNDVYYVRRAKVDTLWCSSTQKIPEYSGYLFGGLYGPSIQNPFTRSYTCPPNFFVQTILSKAIMVCLSNDYVKATKSAVPFGGFFSCQSGNPLSNSPSRCPPQFSQHLAAISDGCQVLYCVQSGVFSGGQLKPVHLPPYTSPPLVGMTVTNTVVVMTEGNASWLGVGQSRIWQPANPVEINQAFERSGGNKAGVTYGLIALIALVMSGSVVLTT, from the exons ATGGAGTCAAGAGCCTTCGGTCTGCTGATGCTCTGCTATTGTATGAATTTCTGCAACCTTTATCCACTCATTCGTCCAAGTAATGGACTCATTGAGTGTCATAAAAACTCAAATTTGGTAGCCCTGGAGGTTCTGCCAGGTGGAGGTTGGGATAACCTGCGCAACAAAGACATGGGTCGAGTGATGAATCTGAGCTACTCCCTGTGTCAGACCACAGAAGACGGTGTCTATCTGATTCCAGATGATGTCTTTGTTGTTCCACAGAAAGAGAACACAGTGGAAACAAACTCTGAGATCATCATGTCATGGATGGACCAGACAAGCTCCACTTCAAACACTGTCAATGCAGAATCTTCCTTTTTTTCAGTGCTCAATGGAAAATTCTCTGCTGAACACCAGCGTATGAAGACCCACCAAGTGAAAGAGAGTTCTATAACAGCACGGGTTCAA GTACGTAATCATCTCTACACTGTAAAGGCGTATCCTAATTTCCATCTGGACTCCAATTTTGCTCAACAAGTAGAGGGAATTGCAGATGCTATTAAAGACAATCAAACACGTCTAGCAACTTACCTGTCAGAGAAACTCATACTTGATTATGGCACGCATGTCATCACAAGTGTTGAAGCAGGTGCCAGTTTGGTGCAAGaggattatttaaaaatgacttataTCCTGAAGAATCAGCTAGACTTATCTTCTGTTTCTGCATCAGCCGGCTTTAACTTCTTTGACAAAGTTAAATTAGATCCTAGTTACAGTGGAGGCCAAAAAGCCTCTCAAAACAGCGGTTATCAGGGTAATATCACATATTCTTTAATTCAGAGCCATGGAGGAGCTTTGTTCTACCCAGGCATGACTCTGCAGAAGTGGCAAGAAAGTACGCTCAATAATCTGGTGGCCATTGACCGCTCTGGGCTGCCATTGCACTTCTTTCTCAATCCAACGACATTTCCAGATATCCCAAAACCTGTGGTACACAACTTAGCCTTGTTGGTTTCTCAGGCCGCAGAGCAATACTATAAAGTGAACACCATTCCAGGTTGTGTGAATGTAGATTCCAAAAACTTCAACTTCCAGGCAAATGTAGATGATATGTCCTGTGAAGGTCCTATCACCAATCTTAGCTTTGGTGGCATTTACCAACAATGCACTCCACTGACAGTAGACGGAAACACTATCTGCGATGAAATGGCACAGAAAAACCCAGCCACTGGTGGTTATTCTTGCTCTCAGCAGTACAACACCACACTCTTACGCTCCGAGATAATAGAGAGAGGTTATACTCGTTATGAATGCCAAAACAACTGCCGTTCCTGTGGTTTCTTAGGGTGGTCAACTTGTTGTTCCCAAATATGTAATGATGTTTATTATGTCCGTCGTGCTAAAGTGGACACTCTCTGGTGTTCCTCTACTCAAAAAATCCCAGAGTATTCTGGATATCTTTTTGGAGGTCTGTATGGACCATCGATACAAAATCCGTTTACCAGATCTTATACGTGTCCTCCAAATTTCTTTGTTCAAACAATTCTGTCTAAGGCAATAATGGTTTGTTTGAGCAATGATTATGTCAAAGCAACAAAATCAGCTGTGCCTTTTGGTGGCTTTTTCAGCTGCCAATCTGGCAACCCTCTCTCAAATAGTCCATCTCGTTGTCCGCCTCAGTTCAGCCAACATCTCGCTGCTATCAGTGATGGTTGTCAGGTGTTGTACTGTGTCCAGTCTGGTGTGTTCAGTGGTGGTCAGTTAAAACCGGTTCACCTTCCGCCATATACAAGCCCACCGCTGGTTGGTATGACTGTGACAAACACTGTGGTTGTAATGACAGAAGGTAATGCTTCCTGGCTGGGAGTAGGACAATCAAGGATATGGCAACCAGCAAATCCTGTAGAAATTAATCAAGCGTTTGAGCGGTCTGGAGGGAATAAAGCTGGTGTAACTTATGGCCTGATAGCTCTGATTGCTCTTGTGATGTCAGGATCAGTTGTTTTGACAACATAA